One genomic region from Halosolutus amylolyticus encodes:
- a CDS encoding branched-chain amino acid ABC transporter permease — MSTSLTKMYIDTSSREIQVLSIGVLIALLLLPQFLTSYQTRLATAFLILLLFVVSYDLLIGYAGVLSFGHALPYGIGAYFLGLSLQGRLPFLAEGQLSFLAAVVIALIAVLLVMLVTGALALRTNGIYFAMVTLAFAQIGYIMMVELDSVTDGENGLFISFPDVFGYSLANVGNVYYLSLVCVVISYLLIRHLVKTPFGLVLRSIRQNEERAQFIGLDAYRFQLAAYTISGLFAGIAGMLFAISNTFITPDMLYWETSGDAIMMAIIGGIGTLWGPALGVAVTFVLEEVLSGMFLTAWPVFIGIFFVLVVMFIPGGLAGIIQNWRRTISIDDLKRRIER, encoded by the coding sequence ATGAGTACTTCGCTCACCAAAATGTACATCGACACCTCGTCACGAGAGATACAGGTCTTGAGTATTGGGGTTCTGATTGCGCTATTACTTTTGCCACAATTTTTGACCTCCTACCAGACTCGTCTCGCAACGGCCTTTTTGATATTGCTTCTGTTTGTAGTGAGTTACGATTTGTTGATCGGATACGCCGGTGTGCTCTCGTTCGGTCACGCACTCCCGTATGGTATCGGAGCGTACTTTCTTGGTCTGAGTCTCCAGGGGAGACTGCCGTTTCTGGCTGAAGGGCAACTCTCCTTCTTGGCTGCAGTCGTCATTGCACTAATTGCCGTGTTACTAGTGATGTTGGTAACTGGGGCGCTGGCGCTTCGAACAAATGGCATCTATTTCGCCATGGTGACTCTAGCGTTCGCACAGATTGGGTACATCATGATGGTTGAACTGGACAGCGTAACCGATGGTGAGAACGGATTGTTCATCTCATTCCCCGACGTATTCGGTTACTCGTTAGCGAATGTAGGAAATGTGTACTATCTATCCCTCGTCTGTGTAGTGATATCCTATCTTCTGATTCGCCATCTGGTCAAAACCCCGTTCGGCCTCGTGTTACGCAGTATTCGGCAGAACGAAGAACGAGCACAGTTCATTGGTCTCGATGCATACCGGTTTCAGCTTGCTGCCTACACGATCAGTGGGTTGTTCGCTGGTATTGCGGGAATGCTCTTTGCAATTTCAAACACGTTCATCACACCGGACATGCTCTACTGGGAAACGTCGGGAGATGCCATTATGATGGCGATTATTGGCGGTATTGGAACACTATGGGGACCAGCACTCGGAGTCGCGGTTACGTTTGTGCTCGAAGAGGTGCTGAGCGGAATGTTCCTTACAGCGTGGCCAGTCTTCATAGGAATCTTCTTCGTACTGGTCGTAATGTTCATTCCAGGTGGACTGGCAGGTATCATTCAAAACTGGCGACGTACTATCTCGATCGACGATCTCAAGCGCCGGATCGAACGGTAA
- a CDS encoding branched-chain amino acid ABC transporter permease, with amino-acid sequence MSSTATIVSLLLNGLAFGMLYFLFASGLSLVFGLMGVVNFAHGALYMMGAYIGLLIYQQTFGTGLFIVAFLIAPFAVMGISMLIERFTLRHLYDVDILYQVLLTFGLAVILEGAFRLVFGPVTLSFPTPGLLKGSISFGGVIFPYYRLFVIIVGAIVAVALYLFLERTRYGLIARAGMMNRDMVEANGINIDRAYTFMFGIGGFLAGLSGIMAAPMFGVFPTMGHDLILLGFVIVVIGGLGSYKGSIVGALVVALAETYGNFFAPEIASVTLFALMVLVLLFKPSGMFGKPGVLAH; translated from the coding sequence ATGTCATCAACAGCAACTATAGTGAGTTTGTTATTGAACGGGTTGGCATTCGGTATGTTGTACTTTCTGTTCGCCTCCGGACTATCGCTCGTGTTCGGACTGATGGGAGTAGTCAACTTTGCTCACGGTGCGCTGTACATGATGGGTGCATACATTGGTCTTCTCATATATCAACAAACCTTTGGAACAGGACTTTTTATCGTCGCATTCCTCATAGCGCCGTTTGCAGTCATGGGAATTAGCATGCTTATCGAACGGTTCACCCTCAGGCATCTGTACGACGTCGACATCCTCTATCAAGTACTCTTGACATTCGGGTTAGCTGTAATACTCGAAGGTGCATTTCGATTGGTTTTCGGACCAGTCACGCTCTCTTTCCCGACACCGGGGTTACTCAAAGGCTCCATATCGTTTGGTGGAGTCATCTTCCCGTACTATCGTCTCTTCGTTATCATCGTCGGTGCAATCGTTGCTGTTGCGTTGTACCTGTTTCTGGAGCGAACTCGATACGGTCTCATCGCCCGCGCAGGCATGATGAATCGAGACATGGTAGAGGCAAACGGGATAAACATCGATCGAGCGTATACTTTCATGTTTGGGATCGGTGGATTTCTCGCAGGTTTGAGTGGCATCATGGCTGCTCCAATGTTCGGAGTCTTCCCAACAATGGGACACGACCTCATCCTTCTGGGCTTCGTGATCGTGGTAATTGGTGGACTCGGTAGTTACAAGGGTTCAATCGTCGGTGCACTGGTCGTCGCACTCGCAGAGACGTATGGAAACTTCTTTGCACCCGAGATCGCATCCGTCACACTGTTCGCACTGATGGTCCTCGTACTATTGTTTAAACCAAGTGGGATGTTCGGTAAACCGGGGGTGCTAGCTCACTGA
- a CDS encoding tyrosine-type recombinase/integrase translates to MNSESTSVAAPLEQFLQSKSKGGDGSGNYRRNLERSVDDFLEWLEADPHSDGTFDEVNERTFRRYARDLTGRELKPGTIRTYYANVSAYIGWCVREGLLEANYAQRNVAKEPLPENDGRRSGDQQAWTDKDRTRITRYVDERAHNAVDEKGFDAIREFRDRAIVYVLCYSGVRGGEIFADPKDDRRNGLRWADVSLEDRKMTVLAKKQNWSDRSLTKQSVNPMSRYKKILDPASGDWPVFPTFHLPTLYKTLRTGLRDEHGWTPEKIETTVDELTGQHDVFEVLREYKLIPPSINTDGARRIMQRLCEDAEISLDDKHGYLAPHGGRRGAGEVMVRQRGFTAAARLLDNSEEVVRKSYSHIEAKEMARDAGDAFAEHDT, encoded by the coding sequence ATGAATTCTGAGTCGACTTCCGTTGCGGCCCCCCTCGAGCAGTTCCTCCAATCGAAGTCGAAAGGAGGCGACGGAAGTGGAAATTATCGACGGAATCTCGAACGCTCCGTGGACGACTTTCTCGAATGGCTCGAAGCGGATCCGCACTCAGATGGGACGTTCGACGAGGTAAACGAGCGAACGTTCCGACGATATGCTCGGGACCTCACGGGACGAGAACTCAAGCCCGGAACCATCCGGACGTACTACGCGAACGTCAGTGCGTACATTGGTTGGTGTGTTCGCGAAGGACTCCTTGAGGCGAACTACGCACAGCGAAACGTCGCAAAAGAACCGCTTCCCGAGAATGACGGTCGCCGATCAGGCGATCAACAGGCTTGGACTGACAAAGACAGAACGCGAATCACGCGTTACGTCGACGAACGAGCGCATAATGCAGTCGACGAAAAGGGGTTCGACGCAATCAGAGAGTTCCGTGACCGAGCGATCGTCTACGTCCTCTGTTATTCCGGCGTACGCGGTGGCGAGATTTTCGCGGATCCGAAAGACGATCGGCGGAACGGCCTCAGATGGGCGGACGTCTCACTCGAAGATAGAAAAATGACCGTACTCGCGAAGAAACAGAACTGGTCCGATCGATCACTGACGAAACAGTCTGTAAATCCCATGTCGCGATACAAAAAAATCCTAGATCCTGCGAGTGGAGACTGGCCGGTATTTCCGACGTTTCATCTTCCGACACTCTATAAGACGCTTCGAACAGGATTACGGGATGAGCATGGTTGGACGCCAGAGAAAATTGAAACTACAGTCGACGAGCTTACCGGTCAACACGATGTTTTCGAGGTACTTCGTGAATACAAGTTGATACCGCCCTCGATCAATACAGACGGTGCTCGCCGGATCATGCAGCGTCTCTGCGAAGATGCTGAGATTTCCCTCGATGACAAGCACGGCTATCTCGCGCCACATGGAGGGCGTCGCGGCGCTGGTGAAGTAATGGTTCGCCAGCGCGGATTCACTGCTGCTGCTCGTCTTTTGGATAACAGTGAGGAGGTAGTTCGAAAATCGTATTCCCATATTGAGGCAAAGGAGATGGCCAGAGATGCCGGCGACGCTTTCGCCGAACACGATACCTAG
- a CDS encoding MFS transporter, with amino-acid sequence MRYIAATKHAIGDLRSDGRGKILLAVAFGWFLSISVRMIFPAVLPQIRGTYGLSLTTAGFLLTVLWIAYASGQLPGGILADWAGERRLLIASSLLAATMLTLVIVADSPLILFLATALFGLGTALYGVSRFTILEKIYPEQLGTATGVTMAAGDFGNAVMPPTAGFLAAALAWQYGFGVAVPLFLVAAGGLWATLPRQPAAPTPLRESLALDDIAPTLSQPIVMRGTLLLVLWGIIIQAFMGFYPTYLMDVKDLSAQSATVLFGFFFALGILLKPMAGRAYDRMGVRVPLLVLMSTAGLALLALPFAETVWLFVLLTIGASSLLGFETIVIADLTRRLPDGTQGTNLGALRTVYIALGAVSPVVFGAIADRGYFDEAFLGIAGLAGVVVLIVAGSIEY; translated from the coding sequence GTGCGCTATATTGCGGCGACAAAACACGCGATCGGCGATCTCCGAAGCGACGGCCGTGGGAAGATCCTGCTCGCTGTCGCTTTCGGCTGGTTTCTGTCGATCAGCGTGCGGATGATCTTTCCGGCGGTGTTACCGCAGATCCGCGGGACGTACGGCCTCTCGCTCACGACGGCCGGCTTCCTGTTGACGGTACTCTGGATCGCGTACGCGAGCGGACAGCTCCCCGGTGGCATCCTCGCTGACTGGGCCGGGGAGCGTCGACTGTTGATCGCCAGTTCCCTCCTGGCGGCGACGATGCTCACACTCGTCATCGTCGCAGACTCGCCGCTCATCTTGTTTCTAGCAACGGCCCTGTTCGGCCTGGGGACGGCGCTGTACGGCGTCTCGCGCTTTACGATCCTGGAGAAGATTTACCCCGAGCAACTCGGGACGGCCACGGGCGTGACGATGGCCGCCGGCGACTTCGGGAACGCCGTGATGCCGCCCACGGCCGGGTTCCTCGCGGCGGCGCTGGCCTGGCAGTACGGTTTCGGGGTCGCCGTGCCGCTCTTCTTGGTCGCCGCGGGCGGGCTCTGGGCGACGCTTCCGCGCCAGCCGGCAGCACCGACACCACTGCGCGAGTCCCTCGCGCTCGACGATATCGCCCCGACGCTGTCGCAGCCGATCGTGATGCGCGGCACCCTGTTGCTCGTGCTGTGGGGGATCATTATCCAGGCGTTCATGGGGTTTTACCCGACCTACCTGATGGACGTCAAGGACCTCTCGGCACAGAGTGCGACCGTGCTGTTCGGCTTCTTCTTCGCCCTCGGAATCCTGCTGAAGCCGATGGCAGGCCGGGCCTACGACCGAATGGGCGTCCGGGTCCCGCTGTTAGTGCTGATGAGCACGGCCGGGCTCGCGCTTCTCGCGCTGCCGTTCGCCGAAACGGTGTGGCTGTTCGTCCTCCTGACCATCGGTGCGAGTAGCCTCCTGGGATTCGAGACGATCGTGATCGCCGATCTCACCCGGCGCCTACCGGACGGGACCCAGGGAACGAATTTGGGCGCCCTCCGGACGGTCTACATCGCACTGGGGGCGGTGAGTCCAGTCGTCTTCGGCGCGATCGCCGACCGCGGGTACTTCGACGAAGCGTTCCTCGGAATCGCTGGGCTCGCGGGGGTAGTTGTCCTCATCGTAGCCGGTTCGATCGAGTACTAA
- a CDS encoding MarR family transcriptional regulator gives MSESTKNPAGKPSQNPASVPRATIHKQILDTAESQPNASMEALASDVSGATPGLVERVLEEYGDPVDDDPSMTETASSTSDDQLDTPSENDETESKEDQELSAPPDPAKVSKKQWGVLQAIYENPDATQRDLAERFDVTAATISRRVNAIDGFEWGSREKYANQIFDNGNTEPMMQDHTDTAVEDHGSRLDDLEQQVHRLETQVNDSTSQFSSDDSELVAKVMHACLHSDQITEDEEVQILTEFLS, from the coding sequence ATGAGCGAGTCAACAAAGAATCCAGCAGGCAAACCATCACAGAACCCGGCGTCCGTTCCACGTGCAACTATCCATAAACAAATCCTCGATACTGCAGAATCGCAACCAAATGCATCGATGGAAGCACTCGCAAGCGACGTGTCTGGGGCAACACCCGGGCTTGTCGAGAGAGTTCTTGAAGAATATGGCGATCCCGTTGACGATGATCCGTCGATGACTGAAACTGCGTCCAGCACATCCGATGATCAGCTTGACACACCGTCAGAGAACGATGAAACCGAATCAAAAGAGGATCAGGAACTGTCCGCACCACCGGATCCAGCCAAGGTGAGCAAGAAACAATGGGGGGTTTTACAAGCGATTTATGAGAATCCAGATGCGACCCAGCGGGATCTCGCTGAACGCTTTGACGTGACAGCCGCAACGATTTCGCGACGGGTCAACGCTATCGATGGGTTCGAATGGGGGTCTCGAGAGAAGTACGCCAACCAGATATTTGACAACGGAAATACAGAACCAATGATGCAGGACCACACGGACACCGCAGTCGAAGACCACGGAAGCCGTCTCGATGATCTTGAACAACAGGTACACCGACTCGAAACCCAGGTGAATGACTCCACATCACAATTCAGCAGTGACGATTCTGAACTCGTGGCGAAAGTGATGCATGCGTGTCTTCACTCGGACCAGATCACCGAAGACGAAGAGGTACAGATACTGACCGAATTTCTCTCCTGA
- a CDS encoding ParA family protein, with protein MLAYSTYSEAGGVGKTSTAANLAVAHARAGLKPLVVPLDPQDGNLSRLFGVDDERTEPVDNLVRHMIRRPKGDFEDLVRTAEGVDIVPEHNMLSDLAEYLRREKEQAEAMGEAFGMHAQLLRVLRDAGVPEKYDVLICDPPATEGPHLYNAIHATRSLAIPVEPTAKGRAAVEGLEALVGGLEDQLDVEVGVLAAVPIGFKNTKDQRQILDEIEYPVPEIIGERASLMEGCWMEQCSAFEYVREFRDRQREYEVETLAQFDRIARHLEQDVGLEAPNPPEPGDLTHEVLSV; from the coding sequence ATGTTAGCGTACTCGACGTATAGCGAGGCCGGAGGGGTCGGAAAGACCAGCACAGCCGCAAATCTAGCGGTCGCGCACGCGCGCGCGGGACTCAAACCACTTGTTGTCCCGCTCGATCCGCAAGACGGGAATCTCTCTCGACTGTTCGGAGTAGACGACGAGCGGACGGAGCCCGTCGACAACCTCGTCCGCCACATGATTCGCCGTCCAAAAGGTGACTTCGAGGACCTGGTCCGGACCGCAGAAGGCGTGGATATCGTTCCCGAACATAATATGCTCTCGGACCTCGCGGAGTACCTCCGACGGGAGAAAGAACAGGCAGAAGCGATGGGCGAAGCGTTCGGGATGCACGCACAACTCCTTCGTGTCCTGCGAGACGCGGGTGTACCCGAGAAGTACGACGTTCTCATCTGTGACCCCCCTGCGACCGAAGGACCGCACCTCTACAACGCAATCCACGCGACCCGATCGCTGGCGATTCCCGTCGAACCAACCGCAAAGGGTCGCGCTGCGGTCGAAGGGCTCGAAGCGCTCGTCGGAGGTCTCGAGGATCAACTCGACGTCGAGGTTGGCGTACTTGCCGCCGTTCCGATCGGATTCAAGAACACGAAGGATCAACGCCAGATCCTCGACGAGATCGAGTATCCGGTCCCAGAGATCATCGGCGAACGAGCGTCGCTGATGGAAGGGTGCTGGATGGAACAGTGTTCTGCGTTCGAATACGTCCGCGAGTTCCGAGACCGCCAGCGCGAATATGAGGTCGAAACGCTCGCCCAGTTCGATCGAATCGCGCGGCATCTAGAACAGGATGTCGGACTGGAAGCACCCAACCCACCCGAACCGGGTGACCTGACCCACGAGGTGCTATCGGTATGA
- a CDS encoding Fic family protein, with protein MERDDFDETAPGEIVPTTTPKGTYSAFRPDPLSPSISTEQLITPLAEATQALGRLHGIGPRVGSREILIKPFIRKEALESSQIEGTHATLSDIYAYEAGQEALIDEDRQQGTQEVVNYLHALTHGLDAITAGDPITVELLCEMHDRLLSGVRGDEADPGKLRTTQNFIGSTPYIQDARYVPPPPNDIPDLLEDLLEYANRDTDLHPLLRIGLIHYQFETIHPFLDGNGRLGRLLISLLLQRDGLLPEPYLYLSSYFNARRSEYVDHLLAVSQRGEWEEWLLFFLRGVQSQADEAHQRANLLVDLREDYQQHYQSERSENILELVMRLFEDPYLDVNTAAEWLNVEYSTANRLIGQLEDDGILEELTGKDRNRFYRASEVFKMINKPIDQL; from the coding sequence ATGGAGCGAGATGACTTCGACGAGACGGCTCCCGGTGAAATCGTTCCCACGACGACACCGAAGGGGACGTATTCGGCGTTCCGGCCTGACCCGCTTTCCCCTTCAATCAGCACTGAGCAACTCATTACACCGCTGGCGGAGGCGACACAGGCACTTGGTCGACTCCACGGTATCGGCCCACGTGTCGGCTCAAGAGAAATCCTAATCAAGCCGTTCATTCGAAAAGAAGCGCTAGAATCCTCGCAAATCGAAGGGACACATGCTACCCTTTCAGATATTTACGCCTATGAGGCTGGACAAGAAGCCCTCATCGACGAAGATAGGCAGCAGGGAACCCAGGAAGTCGTGAACTATCTGCACGCGCTAACGCACGGATTGGATGCGATCACAGCTGGCGATCCAATTACTGTCGAATTGCTGTGCGAAATGCACGACCGGTTGCTTTCGGGTGTCCGTGGGGACGAAGCTGACCCAGGTAAACTCCGCACGACTCAGAACTTCATCGGCAGTACGCCATACATCCAGGACGCTAGGTACGTTCCGCCACCGCCGAACGACATTCCCGACCTTCTCGAAGACTTGCTTGAGTATGCGAACCGGGATACTGATCTTCATCCGCTTCTTCGAATCGGGCTGATTCACTACCAATTCGAGACGATTCACCCGTTTCTCGATGGGAATGGACGGCTCGGGCGACTATTGATCAGTCTTCTCCTGCAACGTGACGGTCTCTTGCCCGAGCCGTATCTCTACCTGAGTTCGTATTTCAATGCACGACGTTCAGAGTACGTCGATCATCTCTTGGCAGTCAGTCAGCGCGGCGAATGGGAAGAGTGGCTACTGTTCTTCTTACGTGGCGTGCAGTCGCAGGCAGATGAGGCCCACCAGCGTGCAAACTTGCTGGTTGACCTCCGTGAGGACTATCAACAGCACTACCAGAGCGAACGGTCTGAGAATATCCTTGAATTGGTCATGCGGCTCTTCGAAGATCCGTACCTTGACGTGAATACGGCGGCCGAGTGGCTGAATGTCGAGTACAGTACGGCCAACCGACTGATCGGACAGCTTGAAGATGACGGGATACTCGAAGAACTCACCGGGAAAGATCGGAATCGGTTCTACCGAGCGAGCGAAGTCTTCAAGATGATCAACAAGCCGATCGACCAACTCTGA
- a CDS encoding MBL fold metallo-hydrolase: MDFMEQAPIPTPFGVGRVNCYLFPENDLTVLDPGPATKEAYEELGRSLDRIGCSIDDIDRVLITHPHIDHFGLAGRIVEESGARVFAHKDAADRLSDPIGYFAQEQEYFRPFLLSMGMPADTVDTVLELPEPYVDYQKPVTVTHELTDGDSIDVGVDLECISTPGHAPGSLCFLATSEDAMFTGDHVLSDITPNPLLTLAPDSDTRTRSLPTYLESLRYVLEISATVGYGGHGDQIPTLHDRVQETIAHHQERKERIADLVAESQPTTAYQIMKEMFPDLPATEMFPGMSEVIGHLDLLEDENRVVISEVDDVTRYELDTQQRR, translated from the coding sequence ATGGATTTCATGGAACAGGCACCGATCCCGACACCGTTCGGGGTCGGCCGGGTGAACTGTTATCTGTTTCCCGAGAACGATCTGACCGTTCTCGATCCAGGTCCAGCGACCAAAGAAGCCTACGAAGAGCTAGGCCGGTCTCTCGATCGTATTGGTTGCAGTATCGACGATATCGATCGAGTGCTTATCACACATCCGCACATCGATCATTTCGGTCTCGCCGGACGAATCGTCGAGGAATCGGGTGCACGCGTATTCGCTCACAAAGATGCCGCCGATCGATTGTCCGATCCCATCGGGTACTTCGCGCAGGAGCAAGAGTATTTCCGACCGTTCTTGCTGTCGATGGGGATGCCTGCGGACACGGTCGATACGGTCCTTGAGCTACCGGAACCGTATGTCGATTACCAGAAACCGGTTACCGTCACTCACGAACTAACTGACGGAGACAGTATCGACGTCGGCGTCGATTTGGAGTGTATTTCCACTCCGGGTCACGCTCCTGGCTCGCTTTGTTTCCTCGCAACGTCCGAAGATGCCATGTTTACGGGTGATCACGTCCTGTCTGATATCACCCCGAATCCGCTACTTACGCTCGCTCCTGACTCGGATACGCGAACTCGAAGCTTACCGACCTATCTCGAGTCGCTCCGGTACGTTCTCGAAATCTCAGCGACGGTCGGGTACGGTGGCCACGGCGATCAGATCCCAACTCTTCACGACCGGGTTCAAGAGACGATCGCTCATCATCAGGAGCGAAAGGAACGAATTGCCGATCTCGTCGCCGAAAGCCAGCCGACGACGGCGTATCAGATCATGAAAGAGATGTTCCCGGATCTTCCGGCGACCGAAATGTTCCCTGGTATGTCGGAGGTGATCGGCCACCTCGACCTGTTAGAGGACGAGAACCGCGTCGTGATTAGCGAGGTAGACGATGTAACGCGGTACGAACTCGATACACAACAGCGTAGGTAA
- a CDS encoding AbrB/MazE/SpoVT family DNA-binding domain-containing protein, which produces MSKTAKADDRGRIVIPHEIREKHGDRYRVVDLKDRIELIPLKENPIEGLRDAVGDAFDDKSIEEIKRESREPAREDTVDEVTE; this is translated from the coding sequence ATGAGCAAAACGGCTAAAGCAGACGATCGAGGTCGAATCGTCATTCCACATGAAATCCGGGAAAAACACGGGGACCGATACCGTGTTGTCGACCTCAAAGATCGGATCGAACTGATACCACTCAAAGAAAACCCGATCGAAGGGCTCCGCGATGCTGTCGGCGACGCCTTCGACGACAAATCGATCGAGGAGATCAAGCGAGAGTCGCGTGAACCTGCCCGGGAAGATACTGTGGATGAGGTCACCGAGTGA
- a CDS encoding orc1/cdc6 family replication initiation protein, with protein sequence MLLEFDDQKGLIRDRSLLDPNYIVEEDRIVGRDRQLQEVTKMLRVALGDNRPPNLFLYGPSGTGKSLITKAVCKNISRICESRNIRFGTIEVNCQDLDTLGVAVYELASRAADEAGVSVEVPKHGVATKEKWDELYRIVNENFDSVVFVLDELDMLVGRRDKQEPAFSRLLYQLSRAGANDDLTAYISVVAISNDTKMMESVGSRALSSFTPEDVHFDDYDANQLQAILRRRQDAFYEGVLNDDVIPLAAAFAAQTHGDARKAIDLIRVAGELAEREGDEYVREEHVRSAQEKVEKNRVLEVVRGISTQKKLCLYATGAVAAETDDGTARSTTGYRVYEFLTDAIGADQYHQETYVNKMKELTTYSLVDFERRSHGPSSGMFLEFQFGERPETILETLREDSRIDSVSPDEVQSVVRAQLRNT encoded by the coding sequence ATGCTTCTGGAGTTCGACGATCAGAAGGGACTCATTCGCGATCGGTCGCTTCTCGATCCGAACTATATCGTCGAGGAGGATCGAATCGTCGGCCGTGACAGACAGCTCCAGGAAGTCACGAAAATGCTCCGGGTTGCACTCGGCGACAACCGACCGCCGAACCTGTTCCTCTACGGCCCGTCCGGAACCGGGAAATCGCTCATCACGAAAGCCGTCTGCAAGAACATCAGCCGTATCTGCGAGTCTCGTAATATCCGCTTCGGGACGATCGAAGTCAACTGCCAGGACCTGGACACGCTCGGCGTCGCAGTCTACGAACTCGCCAGCCGCGCAGCCGACGAAGCTGGTGTCAGCGTCGAGGTCCCGAAACACGGCGTCGCGACGAAGGAGAAGTGGGACGAACTCTATCGGATCGTCAACGAGAACTTCGATTCGGTCGTGTTCGTCCTCGACGAACTCGACATGCTCGTGGGTCGGCGGGACAAACAGGAACCGGCGTTCTCCCGGCTGCTCTACCAGCTGTCGCGAGCCGGGGCGAACGACGACCTGACCGCGTACATCTCGGTCGTCGCTATCTCGAACGACACGAAGATGATGGAGTCGGTCGGCAGTCGAGCGCTGAGTTCTTTCACGCCGGAGGACGTCCACTTCGACGACTACGATGCGAACCAGTTGCAAGCCATCCTCCGTCGACGGCAGGACGCTTTCTACGAAGGGGTGCTAAACGACGACGTCATCCCGTTGGCCGCCGCGTTCGCCGCCCAGACTCACGGCGACGCGCGGAAAGCGATCGACCTGATTCGCGTCGCCGGCGAACTCGCCGAGCGGGAGGGCGACGAGTACGTTCGCGAAGAACATGTCCGGAGCGCGCAGGAGAAGGTCGAAAAAAACCGCGTCCTCGAGGTCGTCCGCGGGATCAGCACGCAAAAGAAGCTCTGCCTTTACGCCACGGGTGCGGTCGCCGCGGAAACAGACGACGGTACGGCTCGCAGCACGACCGGCTACCGCGTCTACGAGTTCCTGACCGATGCGATCGGTGCCGACCAGTATCATCAGGAGACCTACGTCAACAAGATGAAGGAGCTGACGACGTACTCGCTGGTCGATTTCGAACGCCGGAGCCACGGTCCGAGTTCAGGGATGTTCCTCGAGTTCCAGTTCGGCGAACGCCCGGAAACGATCCTCGAGACTCTCCGCGAGGATTCGCGTATTGACTCCGTTAGTCCCGACGAAGTCCAGTCGGTGGTAAGAGCACAACTTCGAAACACGTAG